A part of Synechococcus sp. KORDI-49 genomic DNA contains:
- a CDS encoding methyltransferase domain-containing protein, translated as MAELISDHQRQLNQTLHAQDEKYGNRADASGFATHLPTALVRMHELGVCDSVLDYGTGKGMLVERLRRELPPSISVKGYDPAVEQYAQLPATPVDVLTCLDVLEHIEMDSIDAVLREIHGLTRRFCYLVIDLQPAVKTLADGRNAHILLAPPEWWTTRLAQLFPCLATFPILHKAGPAQKLVVGAAHSPQVLPLMYGFLNKLKIYNLQSLGGVLEGLVERG; from the coding sequence ATGGCAGAGCTGATCAGCGACCACCAGCGCCAGCTGAACCAGACCCTGCATGCTCAGGACGAGAAATACGGCAACCGGGCCGATGCCAGCGGCTTCGCCACCCATCTGCCCACCGCTCTGGTGCGCATGCATGAGCTCGGGGTCTGCGATTCGGTGCTCGACTACGGCACTGGCAAAGGAATGCTGGTCGAACGGCTGCGCCGGGAGTTGCCGCCATCCATCAGCGTGAAGGGGTATGACCCCGCGGTGGAGCAGTACGCCCAGCTGCCGGCCACACCGGTGGATGTGCTGACGTGCCTGGATGTGCTGGAACACATCGAGATGGACAGCATCGATGCCGTGCTGCGGGAGATTCACGGCCTCACCCGCCGTTTCTGCTATCTGGTGATCGATCTGCAGCCCGCGGTGAAAACGCTGGCGGATGGCCGCAATGCCCACATCCTGCTGGCACCACCGGAGTGGTGGACCACGCGCCTGGCCCAGCTGTTCCCGTGCCTGGCCACCTTCCCGATCCTGCACAAAGCGGGGCCGGCCCAGAAGCTGGTGGTGGGCGCCGCCCACTCCCCGCAGGTGCTGCCGTTGATGTACGGCTTCCTCAACAAACTGAAGATCTACAACCTGCAATCACTCGGGGGAGTGCTGGAGGGGTTGGTTGAGCGCGGTTGA
- a CDS encoding peptidylprolyl isomerase → MADSTPSLLDPRPDQWLLPERLQRLQDDLGGSAPFLALSGQLSPTLDYWLRKETALELMAEPGAWVDCEQELDALEAAWREKIDPAERGLSDAQLRLKLAVAPGCQRWVEWQWGRRLETLFLERKQQLDQASCRLLRLSSKPLAMELYHQVRAGEASFEHVAAEHGEGPERLQGGLLKLQPLGRMPAGLGPLLEKLTPGELTMPLRLGDQVALVQLVEFRAACFDAATRTQLLQQELQQWLKQMLPVVQAHLISIDRLAS, encoded by the coding sequence ATGGCTGATTCCACCCCATCCCTGCTGGATCCGCGTCCGGATCAGTGGTTGCTGCCGGAGCGTCTGCAACGGCTTCAGGATGATCTCGGAGGGTCCGCCCCCTTTCTGGCGCTGAGTGGTCAGTTATCGCCAACCCTCGACTACTGGCTGCGCAAGGAAACCGCTCTGGAACTGATGGCCGAGCCTGGGGCCTGGGTGGATTGCGAGCAGGAGCTGGATGCGCTCGAAGCGGCCTGGCGGGAGAAGATCGATCCGGCGGAGCGCGGTCTCAGCGATGCCCAGCTACGACTGAAGCTTGCCGTGGCACCGGGTTGCCAGCGTTGGGTTGAATGGCAGTGGGGCCGGCGTCTGGAAACGTTGTTCCTCGAGCGCAAGCAACAGCTGGATCAGGCCAGCTGCCGGCTGCTGCGTCTCAGCAGCAAACCGCTGGCCATGGAGCTGTATCACCAGGTGCGGGCTGGAGAGGCCAGCTTTGAGCATGTGGCGGCTGAGCATGGGGAGGGGCCGGAGCGGCTGCAGGGCGGCTTGCTGAAGCTGCAGCCGCTCGGGCGGATGCCGGCGGGGTTGGGGCCGCTGCTCGAGAAGCTGACGCCTGGGGAGCTCACGATGCCGTTGCGATTGGGAGACCAGGTGGCCCTGGTGCAGTTGGTGGAGTTCCGCGCCGCCTGTTTCGATGCAGCCACCCGCACGCAGCTGCTGCAGCAGGAGCTGCAGCAGTGGCTCAAGCAGATGCTTCCCGTTGTGCAGGCTCACTTAATCTCCATCGATCGTCTCGCCTCCTGA
- a CDS encoding peptidase domain-containing ABC transporter, which translates to MSVASTSPLDQLLQQVARQSPFSDLDPKQRADWFAGASLLKLVAGERLLRPDQLPQQVLLLVKGEVRLLVEDPTDRRPITLEKQGKGQLLGWSSLLRGAACEWVSASSEVVVLALPAEGFIQAVKQSAAFAGFFASMGSLQESHRIALASVALLPRRPEGWQEDLDERLEQAQACSLSPGVPFSPPQAGSAADLIWHLSSEGVPGWPVGAVVSEGTVLPDRPGFQLAYRCVGLPEQGLLPASEQLVTLASSAVAVEEESAPASLQQLGILEDDALEDADRVPIVRGRGQLAEALAVCEMVALQQRVPFRRDALQKVLEDQFRRDKALSLELLAGLCELLGLNSQLAETEARHLVGVEMPALLLLEGIPVVFYGLRKDAVLLGHPHKGLLRRPIAEVQQQLGDRFRFVLPRRVASTPTSRFGWSWFTPMLGKYRNALILVFVASLLAQLFGLGVPLMIQQLIDKVLSQGNLSSLNVLGTVMILMALFQGVLTALRTYIFVDTTDRMDLTLGSAVIDRLLALPLTYFEKRPVGELSQRLGELNTIRSFLTGTALVSVLNIIFAALYLVVMLLYSPLLTAVALSTLPLYLLIVFGVAPIYKNLIRKRAIAQARTQSHLIEVLGGIQTVKAQHFELTARWKWQDRYRHFVDEGFRSVALGATAGEVGNFLNQLSGLMVLWVGMWLVLQGDLTLGMLIAFRIISGNVTGPLLQLAGLYQGFQGVQLAMERLSDILDQNPELARADDLDQIAMPAIAGEVRFEKVSFRFGRSGPYQVEDVSVRIVPGSFVGVVGQSGSGKSTLMKLLPRLYDPDKGGIYIDDYDIAKVNLSSLRRQIGIVPQDSLLFEGTIAENIALNDPQASTDAIIAAAKIACAHEFIMALGQGYATSLAERGSNLSGGQRQRIAIARTILANPQLLVMDEATSALDYNTERQLCLNLQEWAAGRTVFFITHRLSSIKNSDQILVMHQSRLVEQGSHGDLMQLNGRYAALYQQQGE; encoded by the coding sequence TTGAGCGTCGCCTCCACCAGCCCGCTGGATCAGCTGCTCCAGCAGGTGGCACGGCAGTCGCCCTTTTCGGATCTGGATCCCAAGCAACGGGCCGATTGGTTTGCTGGCGCCAGTCTTCTCAAGCTGGTCGCCGGTGAACGCCTGTTGCGGCCGGATCAGCTGCCCCAGCAGGTGTTGCTGCTGGTGAAGGGGGAGGTGCGCTTGCTGGTGGAAGACCCCACCGATCGGCGTCCGATCACCTTGGAGAAACAGGGAAAAGGGCAGCTGCTGGGCTGGAGTTCATTGCTGCGGGGGGCGGCCTGTGAATGGGTGAGCGCCAGCAGCGAGGTGGTGGTGCTCGCCTTGCCAGCGGAGGGTTTCATTCAGGCGGTGAAGCAGTCGGCCGCCTTCGCCGGGTTCTTTGCCTCGATGGGGTCTTTGCAGGAAAGCCATCGCATCGCGTTGGCGTCTGTTGCCCTGTTGCCCCGGCGGCCGGAGGGCTGGCAGGAGGATCTGGACGAGCGCCTCGAGCAGGCCCAGGCCTGCAGCCTGTCGCCCGGGGTGCCCTTTTCCCCACCGCAGGCCGGATCCGCCGCTGATCTGATCTGGCATCTGAGCAGCGAGGGGGTGCCGGGCTGGCCGGTGGGGGCGGTGGTTTCGGAGGGCACGGTGCTGCCGGATCGCCCTGGATTCCAACTGGCCTATCGCTGCGTCGGCCTGCCGGAGCAGGGTCTGCTGCCTGCCTCCGAGCAGTTGGTGACCCTGGCCAGCAGTGCGGTGGCGGTGGAGGAGGAGAGCGCACCGGCGAGCCTGCAGCAACTGGGGATTCTTGAGGATGATGCCCTTGAGGATGCGGACCGGGTGCCGATCGTGCGCGGTCGCGGGCAGCTGGCGGAAGCCTTGGCGGTGTGCGAAATGGTGGCGCTGCAGCAGCGGGTGCCGTTCCGGCGCGATGCGCTTCAGAAGGTGCTGGAAGACCAGTTCCGGCGCGACAAGGCGCTTTCGTTGGAGCTGCTTGCCGGCCTGTGTGAACTGCTGGGCTTGAACAGCCAGCTGGCGGAGACCGAGGCTCGCCATCTGGTGGGTGTGGAGATGCCGGCGCTGCTGTTGCTGGAGGGCATCCCCGTGGTGTTCTACGGATTGCGTAAGGACGCCGTCCTGCTCGGACACCCCCACAAGGGATTGCTGCGGCGGCCGATCGCGGAGGTGCAGCAGCAGCTGGGGGATCGCTTCCGCTTCGTGTTGCCGCGACGGGTGGCCAGCACCCCCACCAGCCGTTTCGGCTGGAGCTGGTTCACGCCGATGCTCGGGAAGTACCGCAATGCTCTGATTCTGGTGTTTGTGGCCTCGCTGCTGGCCCAGTTGTTCGGGCTGGGTGTGCCGCTGATGATCCAGCAGCTGATCGACAAAGTGCTCAGTCAGGGCAACCTCAGCAGCCTCAATGTGCTGGGCACGGTGATGATCCTGATGGCCCTGTTCCAGGGGGTGCTCACGGCTCTGCGCACCTACATCTTTGTGGACACCACCGATCGGATGGATCTCACGCTGGGGTCGGCGGTGATCGATCGCTTGCTGGCGCTGCCGCTGACGTATTTCGAGAAACGTCCGGTGGGAGAACTGAGTCAGCGCTTAGGGGAACTGAACACGATCCGCAGCTTTCTCACCGGCACGGCGCTGGTGAGTGTGTTGAACATCATTTTTGCGGCGCTTTACCTGGTGGTGATGCTGCTTTATTCGCCGCTGCTCACGGCCGTGGCGTTGAGCACCTTGCCGCTGTATCTGCTGATTGTGTTCGGTGTGGCACCGATCTACAAGAACCTGATCCGCAAACGGGCGATTGCCCAGGCCCGCACCCAGAGCCACCTGATTGAGGTGCTGGGCGGCATTCAAACGGTGAAAGCTCAGCATTTCGAGCTCACGGCCCGCTGGAAATGGCAAGACCGTTATCGCCACTTCGTGGATGAGGGATTCCGCAGCGTGGCGCTTGGTGCCACCGCCGGGGAAGTGGGTAATTTCCTCAATCAACTCAGCGGCCTGATGGTGCTCTGGGTGGGCATGTGGCTGGTGCTCCAGGGCGATCTCACCCTGGGCATGTTGATTGCCTTCCGCATCATCAGCGGCAACGTCACCGGTCCCTTGTTGCAGTTGGCTGGTCTGTACCAGGGCTTCCAGGGGGTTCAGCTGGCGATGGAACGCCTCAGCGACATCCTTGATCAAAATCCGGAACTGGCGCGGGCGGATGATCTCGATCAGATCGCGATGCCGGCGATTGCCGGTGAGGTGCGTTTCGAGAAGGTGAGTTTTCGCTTCGGGCGCAGTGGCCCCTATCAGGTGGAAGATGTTTCCGTCAGGATCGTGCCGGGAAGTTTTGTGGGTGTGGTGGGCCAGAGCGGCAGCGGCAAGAGCACGTTGATGAAACTGCTGCCGCGGCTGTATGACCCGGATAAGGGAGGGATCTACATCGATGATTACGACATCGCCAAGGTGAATCTTTCCAGCCTGCGTCGTCAGATCGGCATCGTGCCTCAGGATTCACTGTTGTTTGAAGGAACGATCGCTGAAAATATTGCTTTGAATGATCCCCAGGCCAGCACCGATGCGATCATTGCCGCTGCAAAGATCGCCTGCGCCCACGAGTTCATCATGGCCTTGGGCCAGGGTTATGCGACGTCATTGGCAGAACGGGGCAGCAACCTGTCCGGCGGACAGCGCCAGCGGATTGCCATTGCTCGCACAATTCTGGCGAACCCGCAATTGCTGGTGATGGATGAAGCCACCAGTGCGCTTGATTACAATACTGAGCGCCAGCTATGCCTGAATCTGCAGGAGTGGGCGGCGGGTCGCACGGTGTTTTTCATCACCCATCGTCTCAGTTCGATCAAGAACAGCGACCAGATTCTGGTGATGCACCAGTCTCGCCTAGTGGAACAAGGCTCCCATGGCGACTTGATGCAATTGAATGGGCGCTATGCGGCGTTGTATCAGCAGCAAGGGGAGTAG
- a CDS encoding HlyD family efflux transporter periplasmic adaptor subunit has protein sequence MGVLRSLARILSLALADKSRNGSGSSELATTQPADLTLKQQAGDAANRWLARNRSLVLRQTPVWAQGFAALMVGLGTVVVIGSVVFRIDEVVSVQGQLKSIGGTVEVKTPAGGRVAEVLFKDGDLVSKGQLLLRFDTRQAADQKATLTRLIALEEQELTSRLNTLAGQLTMLDGREAVLQKKLDTKITITDELSKLAEQGGYQRLTLLEQMDQLYELRRQLTEVNEQKGQISLEADQMKLESRKSIDQMRNSLRQAELQLQYQTVFAPAAGVVFDPKARAEGVIAPGERILSIVPQQGLYAEVFVPNKDIGFVKTGQKAKVRVDAFPFSRYGELDGEVSQIAADALPPDDKLGFYRFPVKLRLNRSFLESKETTIPLQAGMAITSNLKLREKRVISLISDLLVDQTDSVRSIRQQ, from the coding sequence ATGGGCGTCCTAAGGTCGCTGGCGCGCATCCTTTCCCTGGCTCTGGCTGATAAATCCCGCAACGGCTCCGGCTCCAGCGAGCTGGCCACCACCCAGCCGGCGGATCTCACCCTGAAGCAGCAGGCCGGGGACGCGGCCAACCGCTGGCTGGCCCGCAACCGCTCGTTGGTGCTGCGTCAGACTCCGGTCTGGGCCCAGGGTTTTGCGGCCCTGATGGTGGGTCTGGGCACGGTGGTGGTGATCGGCAGCGTCGTCTTCCGCATCGATGAAGTCGTGTCGGTGCAGGGGCAGCTGAAATCGATCGGCGGCACCGTCGAGGTGAAGACACCCGCCGGTGGCCGGGTTGCTGAGGTGCTGTTCAAAGACGGAGACCTGGTCAGCAAGGGGCAGTTGCTGCTGCGTTTCGACACCCGTCAGGCCGCGGATCAGAAAGCCACCCTCACCCGCCTGATCGCTCTGGAAGAGCAGGAGCTCACCAGCCGGTTGAACACGCTGGCGGGTCAGCTGACCATGCTCGACGGGCGTGAAGCGGTGCTTCAGAAGAAACTGGACACCAAGATCACGATCACCGATGAGCTCTCCAAGCTGGCCGAACAGGGTGGCTATCAGCGTCTGACGCTGCTGGAGCAGATGGACCAGCTCTACGAGCTGCGGCGTCAGCTCACGGAAGTGAACGAGCAGAAGGGCCAGATCAGCCTCGAGGCCGATCAGATGAAGCTTGAGAGCCGCAAAAGTATCGATCAGATGCGCAACAGCCTTCGCCAGGCGGAGCTGCAACTGCAGTACCAGACGGTGTTTGCCCCGGCAGCCGGCGTGGTGTTCGATCCCAAGGCCCGGGCTGAGGGGGTGATTGCCCCTGGGGAGCGCATCCTTTCGATCGTTCCGCAGCAGGGTCTGTATGCCGAGGTGTTTGTGCCGAACAAGGACATCGGCTTTGTGAAGACGGGCCAGAAAGCCAAGGTGCGTGTGGATGCCTTCCCCTTCAGCCGCTACGGCGAACTGGATGGGGAAGTGAGCCAGATCGCCGCTGATGCCCTGCCGCCGGACGACAAACTCGGCTTCTACCGCTTCCCGGTGAAGCTGCGGCTCAACCGGTCCTTCCTGGAGAGCAAGGAGACGACGATCCCCTTGCAGGCGGGCATGGCGATCACCAGTAACCTGAAGCTGCGGGAGAAGCGGGTGATCAGTCTGATCAGCGATCTGCTGGTGGATCAGACCGACAGCGTCCGCAGCATCCGCCAGCAGTAG
- a CDS encoding GNAT family N-acetyltransferase: MTRFRLVRHAPGAPGLRWLGLGPGLRPSRGLLKLQRLFNKHAFWARQRSSGDLRRMLAGSPVVVSLWRGKRLVGFGRAASDGRYRAVLWDIVVAGDLQGRGLGRRVVEALLEAPDLQEVERIYLMTTNSAGFYQQLGFSNAEPQQLLIRRRQTSG; encoded by the coding sequence ATGACACGCTTCCGCCTGGTCCGTCATGCCCCCGGTGCCCCCGGCCTGCGCTGGCTGGGCCTGGGTCCGGGCCTGCGGCCGAGCCGGGGGCTGCTGAAACTGCAGCGCCTGTTCAATAAGCACGCCTTCTGGGCCCGTCAGCGCTCCAGCGGCGATCTGCGCCGGATGCTGGCCGGCAGTCCGGTGGTGGTGAGCCTCTGGCGCGGCAAGCGGCTGGTGGGCTTCGGGCGGGCCGCCAGCGACGGGCGCTACCGCGCCGTGCTCTGGGACATCGTGGTGGCCGGAGATCTTCAGGGCCGCGGCCTCGGGCGCCGCGTGGTGGAAGCGCTGCTGGAAGCACCAGACCTGCAGGAGGTGGAGCGCATCTACCTGATGACCACCAACAGCGCCGGTTTCTACCAGCAGCTGGGGTTCAGCAATGCCGAGCCTCAGCAGCTGCTGATCCGGCGGCGTCAAACAAGCGGATGA
- the ribH gene encoding 6,7-dimethyl-8-ribityllumazine synthase, which produces MATFEGRFTDASGLRIAVVVARFNDLVTGKLLSGCLDCLARHGVDTSATSSQLDVAWVPGSFELPVVSQQLARSGRYQVLITLGAVIRGDTPHFDVVVAESSKGIAAVARDTGVPVIFGVLTTDTMQQALERAGIKSNLGWSYGLQALEMGSLMASLSAAD; this is translated from the coding sequence ATGGCCACCTTCGAGGGACGTTTCACCGATGCGTCGGGACTGCGCATCGCCGTCGTGGTGGCCCGTTTCAATGATCTGGTCACTGGCAAGCTGCTGAGTGGCTGCCTGGATTGCCTGGCCCGTCATGGCGTGGATACGTCGGCGACGAGCTCCCAGCTGGATGTGGCCTGGGTGCCCGGATCCTTCGAGCTGCCTGTTGTCTCTCAGCAGCTGGCCCGCAGCGGCCGTTACCAGGTGCTGATCACCCTCGGAGCGGTGATTCGCGGCGATACCCCCCACTTCGATGTGGTGGTGGCGGAATCGAGCAAGGGCATCGCCGCTGTGGCGCGCGACACCGGGGTGCCGGTGATCTTCGGGGTGCTCACCACCGACACGATGCAGCAGGCCCTGGAGCGGGCGGGCATCAAGAGCAACCTGGGCTGGTCCTACGGCCTGCAGGCGCTGGAGATGGGATCCCTGATGGCGTCGCTGTCTGCGGCTGATTGA
- the psbZ gene encoding photosystem II reaction center protein PsbZ, translating into MQYLNTLTVFALVVASFALIVAVPVLYASSEDSGRSNRLILLGSAVWVALVLLNWGVSFFVV; encoded by the coding sequence ATGCAGTACCTCAACACCCTCACCGTGTTTGCCCTCGTGGTGGCGTCCTTCGCTCTAATCGTTGCGGTGCCGGTGCTGTATGCCTCCAGTGAGGACAGCGGCCGTTCCAATCGGCTGATCCTTCTGGGCAGTGCCGTGTGGGTGGCCCTCGTTCTGCTCAACTGGGGAGTGAGCTTCTTCGTCGTCTGA